A DNA window from Odocoileus virginianus isolate 20LAN1187 ecotype Illinois unplaced genomic scaffold, Ovbor_1.2 Unplaced_Contig_2, whole genome shotgun sequence contains the following coding sequences:
- the NBEAL2 gene encoding neurobeachin-like protein 2 isoform X3 encodes MAASERLYELWLLYYAQKDLGYLQQWLKAFVGAFEKSISLSSLEPRRPEEAGAEVPLLPLDALHVLAEQLDAGDLEQALLLLKLFVILCRNPENVEVGWGQVLVPRVLALLTQLVAELKGPPPPQEDRGPQLENVALHALLLCEGLFDPYQTWRRQHRGEVISTKEKSKYKFPPAALPSEFSTFFRESLQDADRLPSVLLLRLIHLFGAVLAGGKENGQKAVSAGSVQGLLGVVRGWGRRPAQEPRLVPLALEVLVGVVHVLHASRTPPRGPELRALLEGYFRVLNTDWPAEPSLDPEEAHVTLRVSMLDAIPMMLACEDRPVLQATFLSNNCFEHLIRLIQNSKVLDQDTDAIAVHVVRVLTCIMSGSPSAKEVFKERIGYPHLHEVLRSHGPPTHRLLQELLNMAVEGDHSMCPPPPIRNEQPVLVLMRWLPTLPTAELRLFLAQRLWWLCDSCPASRATCVQAGLVGCLLETLSEGVALGARCQEQLLALLQALGHVSLRPSELRRLLRPPPGLDSGPGGAEAGQARHAGAIIRALSGMAQHQGPARALRYFDLTPSMAGIMVPPVQRWPGPGFTFHAWLCLHPMAGVPAPAPTRPLQRKQLYSFFTSSGSGFEAFFTAAGTLVVAVCTRKEYLTMSLPEVSFADSAWHCVAIVHVPGRRPFSQNLVHVYKDGHLVKTAPLRCPSLSEPFSSCCIGSAGHRTTTTTTGLPAPPGPAALAHTHPSLTRSQSVPATTGLGWGSGLVAPLQEGSISSTLAGTQDTRWGSPTSLEGELGAVAIFHEALQAAALRVLCALGPNETAPFKPEGELHELGTKLLLHYSPQACKNNICLDLSPGHGLDGRLTGHRVETWDVKDVVNCVGGMGALLPLLERVAAQPQEAEAGPAETHDLVGPELTSGHNAQGLLLPLGKSSEERMQRNAVAAFLLMLRNFLQGHTVNQEGLVHCQGPAIIGALLRKVPSWAMDMNVLMSAQLLMEQVAAEGSGPLLYLLYQHLLFNFHLWTLSDFAVRLGHIQYVSSIVREHRQKLRKKYGVQFILDVLRVHYSPQRERPLAADDLRTVQTSLLGLAREFLVRSSTADDLQVVLNFLVAAGDDGQVVGALDLLLALLQGSPAQESLAVFLLEPGNLEVLLALLVRPRPVPLLPDRVCKILRRLQQNERLPERSRQRLRLRECGLQGLVACLPEGAISPQLCQGLYKLFLGADCLNLSDLLAVVQLSLQADLSVRLDICRQLFHLIYGQPDIVRLLARQAGWQDVLTRLFVLEAVTAGSPLPFTPEPPTSPEPALHKPPTESPEPSDVFLPPEAPDPDPFYHALSPFATPFELGLERASVSSGNTAGGGGSGSGTVTPASQPGTPSPLDGPRPFPMAQGRHSSSLSNVLEDGSLPEPTISGDDTSNTSNPQQTCEEELCNLLTNVLFSVTWRGVDGSDEAAWRERGQVFSVLTQLGASATLVRPPDCIKRSLLEMMLESALTDIKEAPPGVLASLTQQALWLLRLLQDFLCAEGHGNQELWSEKLFEGVCSLLDRLGAWPHLANGTADLREMAQIGLRLVLGYILLEDPQLHAQAYVKLHALLQTTVPMRREEACYVLSKLEAALARALNTSPSETPTENGEPPAASAAAERCSWLVPLVRTLLDRAYGPLGLQWGLPSLPPTNGSPTFFEDFQAFCATPEWRHFIDKQVQPTMSQFEMDTYAKSHDLMSGFWNACYDMLMSSGQRRQRERAHSRRAFQELVLDPTQRRARFEGLRYAAALKQQAAQHSTALLHWGALWRQLASPCGAWAMRDPPTPHWKLSSAETYSRMRLKLVPNHHFNPHLEASALRDNLGEAPLTPTEEASLPLAVTKEAKVSSLPEELQEDQLGEDELAALETPLEAAELDEQHENLVLSAECQLVTVVAVVPGLLEVTTQHVYFYDGSAERVETEEGIGHDFRRPLAQLREVHLRRFNLRRSALELFFIDQANYFLNFPCKTGGAAASSPSQAPRPQPSLIPPHTQVRNQVYSWLLRLRPPTQGYLSSRSPQEMLRTSGLTQKWVQREISNFEYLMQLNTIAGRTYNDLSQYPVFPWVLQDYVSPTLDLSNPAVFRDLSKPIGVVNPKHAQLVKEKYESFEDPAGTIDKFHYGTHYSNAAGVMHYLIRVEPFTSLHVQLQSGRFDCSDRQFHSVAAAWQARLESPADVKELIPEFFYFPDFLENQNGFDLGCLQLTNEKVGDVVLPPWASSPEDFIQQHRRALESEYVSAHLHEWIDLIFGYKQRGPAAEEALNVFYYCTYEGAVDLDQVADERERKALEGIISNFGQTPCQLLKEPHPARLSVEEAAQRLARLDTNSPSIFQHLDQLKAFFAEVISDGVPLVLALVPHRQSHSFITQGSADLLVTVSASGLLGTHSWLPYDRNISNYFSFSKDPTMGNPKMQRLLSGPWVPGCGVSGQALAVAPDGKLLFSGGHWDGSLRVTALPRGKLLSQLRCHLDVVTCLALDTCGIYLISGSRDTTCMVWRLMQQSGLSVGLASKPVQVLYGHEAAVSCVAISTELDMAVSGSEDGTVIIHTVRRGQFMATLSPPGSTLPGPVSHLVLGSEGQIVVQSSARERLGAQVTYSLHLYSVNGRLRASLPLVEQPTALAVTEDFVLLGTAQCALHILHLNKLLPAAPPLPMKVPIRSVAVTKERSHVLVGLEDGKLIVVGAGQPSEVRSSQFARKLWRSSSRRISQVSSGETEYNPGEAR; translated from the exons ATGGCCGCCTCGGAGCGGCTCTACGAGTTGTGGCTGCTCTACTACGCGCAG AAGGACCTGGGCTACCTGCAGCAGTGGCTGAAGGCCTTTGTGGGTGCCTTCGAGAAGAGCATCTCACTCTCCTCTCTGGAGCCACGCAG GCCAGAGGAAGCGGGTGCCGAGGTGCCCCTGCTCCCTCTGGATGCGCTGCACGTGCTGGCCGAGCAGCTGGATGCTGGGGACCTGGAACAAGCCCTGCTGTTGCTCAAGCTCTTCGTCATCCTCTGCAG GAACCCCGAGAATGTAGAGGTGGGCTGGGGCCAGGTGCTGGTGCCCCGGGTGCTGGCGCTGCTGACCCAGTTGGTGGCCGAG CTGAAAGGACCCCCACCACCGCAGGAGGACCGCGGGCCCCAGCTGGAGAATGTAGCCCTGCATGCCCTGCTCCTCTGTGAGGGCCTCTTCGACCCATACCAGACCTGGCGGCGCCAGCACAGGGG GGAAGTCATCAGCACCAAGGAGAAGAGCAAATACAAGTTCCCTCCAGCTGCTTTGCCCTCTGAATTCAGCACCTTTTTCCGAG AGAGCCTGCAGGATGCAGACCGCTTGCCTTCTGTGCTCCTGCTGCGTCTCATCCACCTCTTCGGAGCTGTTCTTGCGGGAGGGAAG GAGAACGGGCAGAAGGCTGTGAGTGCCGGCTCTGTGCAGGGCCTGCTGGGTGTGGTGCGAGGCTGGGGCCGCAGGCCAGCCCAGGAACCCCGCCTGGTGCCACTGGCCCTGGAGGTGCTGGTGGGTGTCGTACACGTCTTGCATGCCAGCCGCACACCCCCGCGGGGGCCGGAGCTCCGAGCCCTGCTGGAGGGCTACTTCCGTGTCCTTAATACTGACTGGCCAGCCGAGCCGAGCCTGGACCCTGAAGAGGCCCACGTCACCCTCCGGGTCAGCATGCTCG ACGCCATCCCCATGATGCTTGCGTGCGAGGACCGGCCAGTGCTGCAGGCCACCTTCCTCAGCAACAACTGCTTTGAACACCTGATTCGCCTCATCCAGAACAGCAAG gtACTGGACCAGGACACAGATGCCATTGCGGTCCACGTGGTCAGAGTGCTGACCTGCATCATGAGCGGCTCCCCCTCCGCCAAG GAGGTGTTTAAGGAGCGCATCGGCTATCCTCACCTGCACGAGGTCCTGCGGAGCCACGGTCCCCCCACCCATCGGCTGTTGCAAGAGCTGCTCAACATg GCTGTGGAGGGTGACCACAGCATGTGTCCGCCACCGCCGATCCGCAATGAGCAGCCGGTGCTGGTGCTGATGAGGTGGCTGCCGACCCTGCCCACGGCTGAGCTGAGGCTCTTCCTAGCACAGCGCCTCTGGTGGCTCTGTGACAGCTGCCCTGCCAGCCGTGCCACGTGTGTGCAGGCCGGTCTGGTGGGCTGTCTTCTGGAGACACTCAGCGAGGGGGTAGCCCTGGGGGCCCGCTGCCAGGAGCAGTTGTTGGCCCTGCTGCAAGCACTGGGCCACGTGTCGCTAAGGCCCTCGGAGCTGCGTCGCTTGCTTCGCCCACCACCAGGGCTGGACTCGGGGCCAGGTGGAGCAGAGGCTGGGCAGGCCCGCCATGCAGGTGCCATCATCCGCGCACTCTCTGGCATGGCCCAGCACCAGGGCCCAGCACGAGCCCTACGCTACTTTGACCTCACACCCAGCATGGCGGGCATCATGGTCCCCCCTGTGCAGCGCTGGCCAGGCCCTGGTTTCACCTTCCACGCCTGGCTCTGTCTGCACCCCATGGCTGGAgtgcctgcccccgcccccacccggccACTCCAGCGGAAGCAGCTGTACAG CTTCTTCACCAGCAGTGGCTCGGGGTTTGAAGCCTTCTTCACGGCGGCTGGGACCCTGGTGGTAGCTGTGTGCACCCGGAAGGAATACTTGACCATGAGCTTGCCTGAAGTGTCCTTCGCCGACTCTGCCTGG CACTGTGTGGCCATAGTCCATGTGCCCGGGCGCCGGCCCTTCAGCCAGAACCTGGTCCATGTCTACAAAGACGGCCATCTGGTCAAGACAGCACCCCTTCGCTGCCCTTCCCTTAGTGAG CCTTTCTCGTCCTGCTGTATCGGGTCTGCTGGGCACCGCACAACGACCACCACCACGGGGCTGCCTGCGCCGCCGGGCCCTGCCGCCCTGGCTCACACACACCCATCGCTCACCCGCTCCCAGTCAGTCCCGGCCACCACAGGGCTTGGCTGGGGGTCCGGGCTGGTGgcccccctgcaggagggcagcaTCAGCTCCACCCTTGCCGGCACGCAGGACACTCGGTGGGGCAGCCCTACCTCCCTGGAGGGCGAGCTGGGGGCTGTGGCCATCTTCCATGAAGCCCTGCAGGCGGCCGCCCTGCGCGTCCTGTGCGCCCTTG ggccCAATGAGACAGCACCCTTCAAGCCTGAGGGTGAGCTGCATGAACTTGGCACCAAGCTGCTCCTCCATTACTCACCTCAG GCCTGTAAGAACAACATCTGCCTGGACCTGTCCCCTGGCCATGGGCTGGATGGCCGCCTCACAGGCCACAGAGTGGAGACCTGGGATGTGAAG GATGTGGTGAACTGTGTGGGAGGCATGGGTGCCCTGCTGCCCCTGCTGGAGCGAGTGGCTGCACAACCCCAGGAAGCCGAGGCAGGTCCAGCAGAAACACATGACCTTGTGGGGCCCGAACTGACCTCTGGCCACAATGCCCAGGGCCTGCTTCTCCCACTGGGCAAGTCCTCAG AGGAGCGAATGCAGAGGAACGCAGTGGCTGCCTTTCTGCTGATGCTGCGGAACTTCCTCCAGGGCCACACCGTGAATCAggagggcctggtgcactgccaGGGGCCCGCCATCATCGGGGCCCTCCTGCGCAAG GTCCCCAGCTGGGCCATGGACATGAATGTGCTCATGTCCGCCCAGCTGCTGATGGAGCAGGTGGCAGCTGAGGGCAGTGGGCCCCTCCTGTACCTGCTCTACCAGCATTTGCTCTTCAACTTTCACCTCTGGACCCTCAGCGACTTTGCTGTGCGCCTGG GCCACATCCAGTACGTGTCTAGCATAGTCCGTGAGCACAGACAGAAGCTGCGGAAGAAGTATGGGGTCCAGTTCATCCTTGATGTCCTGCGTGTCCACTACAG TCCGCAGCGCGAGCGCCCTCTAGCCGCCGACGACCTGCGCACAGTGCAGACGTCGCTCCTGGGCCTGGCGCGGGAGTTTCTAGTGCGGAGCTCTACTGCTGATGACCTGCAGGTGGTGCTAAACTTTCTGGTGGCTGCAGGTGATGATGGCCAG GTGGTGGGTGCACTCGACCTGCTGCTGGCTCTACTGCAGGGCTCCCCAGCACAGGAGTCTCTGGCTGTCTTCCTGTTGGAGCCAGGAAACCTTGAGGTGCTGTTGGCACTGCTGGTGAGGCCAAGGCCCGTGCCCTTGCTGCCCGACCGAGTCTGCAAG ATCCTGCGCAGACTGCAACAGAATGAGCGCTTACCTGAGCGCAGCCGCCAGCGGCTCCGGCTGCGAGAGTGTGGTCTCCAGGGTCTCGTTGCCTGCCTGCCTGAGGGCGCCATTTCCCCCCAGCTCTGCCAGGGCCTCTACAAGCTGTTCCTGGGGGCAG ATTGCCTGAACCTCTCTGATCTGTTGGCTGTGGTGCAGCTGTCCCTCCAGGCCGACCTCAGCGTCCGCCTGGACATTTGTCGTCAG CTCTTCCACCTCATCTACGGACAGCCAGACATAGTGCGGCTGCTGGCCCGCCAGGCCGGCTGGCAGGATGTGCTGACCCGGCTGTTTGTCCTTGAGGCTGTCACAGCCGGCAGTCCCCTGcccttcacccctgagccacccaCCTCCCCGGAGCCAGCCTTACACAAGCCACCCACCGAGTCGCCTGAGCCTTCGGACGTCTTCCTGCCCCCAGAGGCCCCTGACCCTGACCCCTTTTATCACGCCCTCTCCCCGTTCGCCACCCCCTTTGAGCTGGGCCTGGAGCGGGCCAGTGTGAGCTCAGGGAATACTGCCGGTGGTGGTGGCAGCGGCAGTGGGACTGTCactccagccagccagcctggcACACCATCCCCTCTCGATGGACCCCGGCCCTTCCCTATGGCTCAGGGCCGCCACAGCTCCAGTCTCTCCAACGTGCTGgaggacggcagcctgccagagCCCACCATCAGTGGGGATGACACCTCCAATACCAGCAACCCTCAG CAAACCTGTGAGGAGGAGCTTTGTAACCTGCTCACCAACGTGCTGTTCTCGGTGACGTGGCGGGGTGTGGATGGCAGTGACGAGGCTGCCTGGCGGGAGCGTGGCCAGGTCTTCTCTGTGCTCACCCAGCTGGGGGCCTCAGCCACACTGGTGCGCCCACCAGACTGCATCAAGCGCAG cctcctggAGATGATGCTGGAGTCAGCCCTGACTGACATCAAAGAGGCCCCCCCTGGGGTCCTGGCCAGTCTCACCCAGCAGGCACTTTGGCTACTGCGTCTGCTGCAGGACTTCCTGTGCGCCGAGGGCCATGGTAACCAGGAGCTGTGGAGTGAGAAG CTCTTCGAAGGAGTGTGTAGCCTACTGGATCGCCTGGGAGCCTGGCCACACCTGGCCAACGGCACGGCAGACCTCCGAGAGATGGCGCAGATCGGCCTGCGCCTGGTGCTCGGCTACATCCTGCTGGAGGACCCGCAG CTGCATGCCCAAGCCTACGTGAAGCTGCACGCGCTGCTGCAGACCACAGTGCCCATGCGCCGAGAGGAGGCTTGCTACGTGCTCTCCAAGCTGGAGGCGGCGCTGGCGCGGGCGCTGAACACCTCCCCCTCAGAGACCCCCACCGAGAACGGGGAGCCCCCAGCCGCCTCTGCTGCTGCAGAGCGCTGCTCGTGGTTGGTGCCGCTGGTGCGCACGCTGCTGGACCGTGCCTACGGCCCGCTGGGGCTGCAGTGGGGGCTGCCTTCCCTGCCGCCCACCAACGGGAGCCCCACCTTCTTTGAGGACTTCCAGGCCTTCTGTGCCACCCCCGAATGGCGTCACTTCATTGACAAGCAG GTGCAGCCCACCATGTCGCAATTCGAAATGGACACCTACGCTAAGAGCCACGACCTCATGTCGGGCTTCTGGAATGCCTGCTACGACATGCTTATGAGCAGTGGGCAGCGGCGCCAGCGGGAGCGGGCACACAGCCGTCGGGCTTTCCAG GAGCTGGTGCTGGACCCTACGCAGAGGCGGGCGCGCTTTGAGGGGCTGCGATACGCGGCGGCGCTGAAGCAGCAGGCAGCGCAGCACTCCACCGCCCTGCTGCACTGGGGGGCGCTGTGGCGCCAGCTTGCCAGCCCCTGCGGGGCCTGGGCCATGAG GGATCCGCCCACCCCCCACTGGAAGCTCTCCAGTGCTGAGACCTACTCGCGCATGCGTCTGAAGCTGGTGCCCAACCATCACTTCAACCCTCACCTGGAAGCCAGTGCCCTACGCGACAACCTGG GAGAGGCCCCCCTGACACCCACCGAGGAGGCCTCACTGCCTCTCGCTGTGACCAAAGAGGCCAAAGTCAGCAGCCTACCCGAGGAGCTGCAGGAAGACCAGCTGGGCGAGGACGAGCTGGCTGCACTGGAGACCCC GTTGGAGGCCGCAGAGCTGGATGAGCAGCATGAGAATCTGGTGCTGTCAGCTGAGTGCCAACTGGTCACCGTGGTGGCTGTGGTCCCAGGGCTGCTGGAGGTCACCACCCAGCACGTGTATTTCTACGATGGCAGCGCCGAGCGGGTCGAAACTGAGGAGG GCATTGGCCATGACTTCCGGCGCCCCCTGGCCCAGCTGCGCGAGGTCCACCTGCGGCGTTTCAACCTGCGCCGCTCAGCTCTCGAGCTCTTCTTCATTGATCAGGCCAACTACTTCCTCAACTTCCCGTGCAAGACGGGCGGGGCCGCAGCCTCATCCCCTTCCCAGGCCCCCAGGCCACAGCCCTCCCTCATCCCACCCCACACCCAGGTGCGGAACCAGGTGTACTCCTGGCTCCTGCGTCTGCGACCCCCTACACAAGGCTACCTGAGTAGCCGCTCCCCCCAGGAGATGCTGCGCACCTCAGGCCTTACGCAG AAATGGGTGCAGCGAGAGATCTCCAACTTCGAGTACCTGATGCAGCTCAACACCATCGCGGGGCGGACGTACAACGACTTGTCTCAGTACCCTGTG TTCCCCTGGGTCCTACAGGACTACGTGTCCCCAACCTTGGACCTCAGCAACCCAGCTGTCTTCCGGGACCTGTCCAAGCCCATCGGTGTGGTGAACCCCAAGCACGCCCAGCTTGTGAAGGAGAA GTATGAGAGCTTCGAGGACCCAGCGGGCACCATCGACAAGTTCCACTATGGCACCCACTATTCCAATGCGGCGGGCGTGATGCACTACCTCATCCGCGTGGAGCCCTTCACCTCCCTGCACGTCCAGTTGCAGAGTGGCCG CTTCGACTGCTCGGACCGGCAGTTCCACTCAGTGGCAGCAGCCTGGCAGGCCCGCCTGGAGAGCCCCGCTGACGTGAAGGAGCTCATCCCAGAGTTCTTCTACTTCCCCGATTTCCTGGAGAACCAGAACG GCTTTGACCTGGGCTGCCTCCAGCTGACCAACGAGAAGGTGGGTGACGTGGTGCTGCCCCCATGGGCCAGCTCTCCTGAGGACTTCATCCAGCAGCACCGCCGGGCGCTG gagtCAGAGTATGTATCCGCCCACCTGCACGAGTGGATCGACCTCATCTTTGGCTACAAGCAGCGGGGGCCAGCTGCGGAGGAGGCCCTCAATGTCTTCTATTACTGCACCTATGAGG GGGCTGTGGACCTGGACCAGGTGGCAGATGAGCGGGAGCGGAAGGCACTGGAGGGCATCATCAGCAACTTCGGGCAGACGCCCTGTCAGCTGCTGAAG GAGCCCCATCCAGCTCGGCTTTCCGTTGAGGAAGCAGCCCAGCGCCTTGCACGTCTGGACACTAACTCACCTAGCATCTTCCAGCACCTGGACCAGCTGAAGGCCTTCTTTGCAGAG GTCATCAGCGATGGCGTGCCCCTGGTGCTGGCCTTGGTTCCCCACCGGCAGTCTCATTCTTTCATCACGCAGGGCTCCGCAGACCTGTTG GTGACCGTGAGTGCCAGTGGGCTGCTGGGGACCCACAGCTGGCTGCCCTATGACCGAAACATAAGCAActacttcagcttcagcaaagaCCCCACCATGGGCAATCCCAA GATGCAGCGACTGCTGAGCGGCCCCTGGGTTCCAGGCTGTGGTGTGAGCGGGCAGGCCCTGGCAGTGGCCCCAGACGGAAAGCTGCTGTTCAGTGGTGGCCACTGGGACGGCAGCCTGCGAGTGACTGCGCTGCCCCGGGGCAAGCTGCTCAGCCAGCTCCGCTGCCACCTTG ATGTAGTAACCTGCCTTGCGCTGGACACCTGTGGCATCTACCTCATCTCAGGCTCCCGAGACACCACATGCATGGTGTGGCGGCTCATGCAGCAG AGTGGTCTCTCGGTGGGGCTGGCATCAAAGCCCGTGCAGGTCCTATATGGGCATGAGGCTGCTGTGAGCTGTGTGGCCATCAGCACTGAACTTGACATGGCAGTGTCCGGATCTGAG GATGGAACTGTGATCATCCACACCGTACGCCGTGGCCAGTTTATGGCCACACTCAGCCCTCCGGGAAGCACGTTGCCTGGACCTGTGTCCCACCTGGTGCTGGGGTCTGAGGGCCAGATTGTGGTGCAGAGCTCAGCAAGGGAGCGTCTGGGGGCTCAG GTCACCTACTCCTTGCACCTGTACTCAGTGAATGGGAGGTTGCGGGCTTCACTGCCCTTGGTGGAGCAGCCCACAGCCCTTGCGGTGACAGAGGACTTTGTTCTGCTGGGCACAGCCCAGTGTGCCCTGCACATCCTCCACTTGAACAA acTGCTGCCAGCCGCTCCTCCCCTGCCCATGAAGGTGCCAATCCGCAGCGTGGCTGTGACCAAGGAGCGCAGCCACGTGCTCGTGGGGCTGGAAGACGGCAAGCTCATCGTGGTGGGCGCAGGGCAGCCCTCAGAG GTGCGCAGCAGCCAGTTTGCGCGGAAGTTGTGGCGGTCCTCCTCCCGGCGCATCTCCCAGGTGTCCTCTGGGGAGACAGAGTACAACCCTGGAGAGGCGCGCTGA